The Anaerobacillus alkaliphilus genome contains a region encoding:
- a CDS encoding M42 family metallopeptidase yields the protein MSFQFNSNEVVSLLERLVNIPSPSGSTDKVISFIEDFCKELHIETKRNRKGGLVISIVGKDQTKHRMLTGHVDTLGAMVKEVKKNGRLKLTMIGGFRWNAVEGEYCQIATSDGKIYTGTILMQQASVHVYKDAGTAERDEKNIEVRIDEVVKNDEEVKALGISVGDFVSFEPRFERTTSGFIKSRHLDDKASVAILLNIIKEIKENQLELPYTTHFLISNNEEIGYGGNSNITPETVEYLAVDMGAIGLGQTTTEYCVSICAKDSSGPYNLLLKNKLVQLAKEHQLDYEIDIYPYYGSDASAAIRSGHDIVHGLIGPGIAESHSHERTHITSLENTSKLIYHYLLSEMVI from the coding sequence ATGTCTTTTCAATTTAATTCAAATGAAGTTGTAAGTTTACTAGAAAGGTTAGTAAATATCCCTAGTCCTTCTGGAAGTACCGATAAAGTAATAAGTTTTATTGAAGATTTTTGTAAGGAACTACATATTGAAACAAAACGAAATCGTAAAGGTGGCTTAGTCATTTCCATTGTTGGAAAAGACCAAACAAAACATAGAATGCTAACAGGACATGTCGATACACTAGGAGCCATGGTGAAGGAAGTTAAGAAAAACGGTCGTTTAAAGCTAACAATGATCGGTGGGTTTCGTTGGAACGCCGTTGAAGGTGAATACTGTCAAATAGCAACAAGTGATGGCAAAATTTACACTGGGACGATATTAATGCAACAAGCTTCTGTTCATGTCTACAAAGATGCTGGAACAGCGGAACGGGACGAGAAAAATATCGAGGTTAGAATTGATGAAGTTGTTAAAAATGACGAAGAGGTAAAAGCTCTAGGAATTTCTGTAGGTGATTTTGTTTCTTTTGAACCAAGATTTGAAAGAACGACAAGTGGTTTTATTAAGTCTCGTCATTTAGATGACAAGGCAAGTGTGGCTATTTTATTGAACATAATAAAAGAAATAAAGGAAAATCAGCTCGAATTACCTTATACTACTCACTTTCTAATTTCAAACAATGAAGAAATAGGATATGGTGGGAATTCGAATATTACCCCAGAAACTGTTGAATACCTAGCAGTAGATATGGGGGCAATTGGCCTTGGCCAAACAACAACAGAGTACTGTGTGTCGATCTGTGCCAAAGATTCTAGCGGGCCATACAACCTGCTATTAAAAAACAAGCTTGTACAACTGGCGAAAGAACACCAACTTGACTATGAAATTGATATCTATCCCTATTATGGATCGGATGCTTCGGCAGCCATTCGTTCAGGACATGATATTGTACACGGTTTAATTGGGCCAGGGATTGCAGAATCTCATTCACACGAACGTACGCATATCACTTCACTAGAAAATACGAGTAAGTTAATTTACCACTACTTACTCTCAGAGATGGTTATTTAA
- a CDS encoding YqgQ family protein: MKTMYELRQFLQKHGAFIYTGDRAGDLELFEMELRQLYEWNMIDVLTLQQGLLILKKELSEYQKGNS, encoded by the coding sequence ATGAAGACGATGTATGAATTAAGACAATTTTTACAAAAACATGGTGCTTTTATTTATACAGGTGATCGAGCAGGCGATCTTGAACTTTTTGAGATGGAATTAAGGCAGTTATACGAATGGAATATGATTGATGTTTTGACACTTCAACAAGGCTTACTGATCCTCAAAAAAGAGTTAAGTGAATACCAAAAGGGAAATTCTTGA
- the thiS gene encoding sulfur carrier protein ThiS, with protein sequence MFIFINGEKTELSLETLADVVNHYKLDEQLVVTEVDGEIIGCEDRPRTKLQEGMKIEIVQFVGGG encoded by the coding sequence TTGTTTATTTTTATTAACGGAGAAAAGACCGAATTATCCTTAGAGACACTAGCAGATGTGGTTAACCATTATAAACTAGATGAACAACTAGTTGTCACTGAAGTGGATGGAGAAATTATTGGGTGTGAAGATCGTCCTCGCACAAAATTACAGGAAGGTATGAAAATTGAAATTGTACAGTTCGTTGGCGGTGGTTGA
- a CDS encoding ATP-binding cassette domain-containing protein, whose protein sequence is MSILSLNRVWKRTDNAFWLKNITFEIHEGDWLLISGPVGQGKEELQQILLGFDTDWDGEILLHKKSIKEITSYNDKIAFIPNMIMDEQKLESVYEYLAFPLKIQELSEEKIAEEIHSVAKNIDPFIDLEKPIKELSFKEGVLITCIRAILSKPSLIIIDEPFYQFPNSKRKEIIHVVKEFHDNWAGCPVVIFSSYNKEWLSFVNRLAIIQGYELLQIGDPKSLVEEPKSIFVAKYIHGEGFTLLRGKLKGNHFTSNGFSCSLPLIKFSEDKFYEGQDVVIGIHATSFQINEGRDTSDIVLKVPVHIVLEEDFYYKLYTNVDSQPLVAHVKKSGKMNEGEQIQLSLPFENLLFFDRNTEKRLM, encoded by the coding sequence ATGAGTATACTTTCATTAAACCGGGTCTGGAAAAGAACAGACAACGCGTTCTGGCTAAAAAATATTACGTTTGAAATACATGAGGGGGACTGGCTCTTAATCTCAGGTCCAGTTGGACAAGGAAAAGAAGAGTTACAACAAATTCTTTTAGGGTTCGATACGGACTGGGATGGGGAGATCCTCCTACATAAAAAAAGTATAAAAGAAATTACTTCTTATAATGATAAGATTGCCTTTATACCCAATATGATAATGGACGAACAAAAACTTGAAAGTGTATATGAATATTTGGCCTTTCCATTAAAAATTCAAGAACTTTCAGAAGAGAAAATTGCTGAAGAAATTCATTCTGTAGCCAAAAATATTGATCCTTTTATTGACCTTGAAAAACCGATAAAAGAGTTATCTTTCAAGGAAGGGGTACTCATCACATGTATTAGAGCTATTTTATCTAAACCGAGTCTCATAATCATCGATGAACCGTTCTATCAATTCCCGAATAGCAAAAGAAAAGAAATTATACACGTAGTGAAAGAATTTCATGATAACTGGGCAGGCTGTCCTGTCGTTATATTTAGTAGTTATAACAAAGAATGGCTTTCTTTTGTCAATCGTTTAGCTATTATCCAGGGTTACGAACTTCTACAAATTGGAGATCCAAAATCCTTAGTTGAAGAACCAAAATCAATTTTTGTGGCAAAATACATCCATGGCGAAGGCTTCACCCTTTTAAGAGGAAAGCTAAAAGGAAATCACTTTACGAGCAATGGTTTTTCATGTTCCTTGCCACTAATAAAGTTTAGTGAAGATAAGTTCTATGAAGGACAAGACGTTGTCATTGGAATTCATGCGACAAGCTTTCAGATAAACGAAGGAAGAGATACTTCTGATATAGTGTTGAAAGTACCAGTACATATAGTATTAGAGGAGGATTTCTATTACAAGTTGTATACTAATGTCGATAGTCAACCTCTAGTTGCCCATGTGAAAAAAAGTGGTAAAATGAACGAAGGGGAACAAATACAATTGTCACTTCCTTTCGAAAATTTGTTGTTTTTTGATAGGAATACAGAAAAAAGATTAATGTAA
- a CDS encoding class I SAM-dependent methyltransferase: protein MKEYVIATIQSTEKKMITYAEYINLVLYDTSIGYYMKDQKKLGKDGDFYTSSGVHEVFGRAFAHFFIDLLEKESLPAKICEFGGGDGRFAKAVLDEWDSISDQSLEYVIIETSPYHRNEQRKLIGDNRFYQFASLEEFKDHAGKKFEGIIFSNELLDAFPVHVVEKAGNNLFEVFVAVDDTGNLIEKREKCSEKLEEWLIEYGPKLADKQRIEVPIYMNSWLDSVNHFLEKGFLLTIDYGYTKEEWTFPQRYDGSLRGYYKHQMIKNPLEHPGEMDLTTHIHLDAYEEIVTKMGFEKICEVKQNRFLLMIGMLKFLQENYDPNPFSERSKRNRAIQSLISDTGMSAAFQVFLHGKKIEHGKSYKFLHEDPYKI, encoded by the coding sequence TTGAAAGAGTACGTTATTGCTACAATTCAAAGCACAGAAAAGAAAATGATCACATATGCAGAGTATATAAATCTTGTTTTATATGATACTAGTATAGGTTATTACATGAAGGATCAAAAGAAATTAGGCAAAGACGGAGACTTTTATACCAGTAGTGGTGTTCATGAAGTTTTCGGACGTGCGTTTGCTCATTTTTTCATAGACTTACTTGAGAAAGAGTCTCTACCAGCAAAAATTTGTGAGTTTGGTGGTGGAGATGGCCGTTTTGCCAAAGCTGTTCTTGATGAGTGGGATAGTATTAGTGATCAATCACTAGAGTATGTGATTATTGAAACTAGCCCTTACCATCGAAATGAACAACGAAAGCTAATCGGTGACAACAGATTTTATCAATTTGCTAGTTTAGAAGAATTTAAAGACCATGCTGGAAAAAAATTTGAGGGCATCATTTTCTCAAATGAGCTACTCGATGCATTTCCAGTCCATGTAGTTGAAAAAGCTGGAAATAACTTGTTTGAAGTGTTTGTGGCTGTGGATGATACGGGGAACTTAATTGAAAAAAGAGAAAAATGTAGTGAAAAACTAGAAGAATGGTTAATTGAATATGGGCCAAAGTTAGCTGACAAGCAGCGAATCGAGGTACCAATCTACATGAATTCATGGTTAGATAGTGTAAATCATTTTCTCGAGAAAGGTTTTTTACTAACAATTGATTATGGTTATACAAAAGAAGAATGGACGTTTCCGCAAAGATACGATGGTAGTCTCCGTGGTTACTATAAACATCAGATGATTAAAAATCCACTTGAACATCCTGGTGAAATGGATTTAACTACACATATTCATTTAGATGCCTATGAAGAAATTGTAACAAAAATGGGTTTCGAAAAAATTTGTGAAGTAAAACAAAACCGCTTTTTACTGATGATTGGCATGCTGAAGTTTTTGCAGGAAAACTATGATCCTAATCCATTCTCCGAAAGAAGTAAACGGAACCGAGCGATACAATCGCTAATTAGTGATACTGGAATGAGTGCAGCTTTTCAGGTTTTTCTTCACGGTAAAAAGATTGAACATGGAAAGTCTTATAAGTTTCTTCATGAGGATCCGTATAAAATTTAA
- a CDS encoding ROK family glucokinase, with protein MSSHWFVGVDIGGTTIKLAIIDTYGEIITKWEIPTNTEDEGKRIPIELSKAIFTKMEEINEPKEKLRGIGVGAPGFIDMDTGLIYRAVNIGWTNFPLKDLIEVETGLPVVVDNDANLAALGEMWRGAGEGAKNLLAVTLGTGVGGGLIANGQILHGVNGMAGEIGHITSIAKGGAPCNCGKTGCLETIASATGIARIATEKVIGGITSSELKEVFNREGKLSAKDVFDAAKNQDSLALEVIDEISFHLGLAIANLANALNPEKIVLGGGVSKAGEFLTTSIQKHFEAYALPRVVEGANIAIATLGNDAGVIGAVWLIKQKINK; from the coding sequence ATGAGTAGTCATTGGTTTGTAGGCGTGGATATTGGGGGAACAACGATTAAGCTAGCAATTATTGATACATACGGGGAAATCATAACTAAGTGGGAAATCCCCACAAATACAGAAGATGAAGGAAAAAGAATACCTATTGAATTAAGTAAAGCTATTTTCACAAAAATGGAAGAGATCAATGAACCAAAAGAAAAGCTAAGAGGGATTGGTGTAGGAGCCCCGGGCTTTATTGATATGGATACTGGTCTTATATATCGTGCAGTGAATATCGGTTGGACCAATTTCCCTTTAAAAGATCTAATTGAAGTTGAAACTGGTCTTCCAGTTGTTGTAGATAATGATGCTAACTTAGCAGCTCTAGGTGAAATGTGGCGTGGAGCTGGTGAGGGTGCTAAGAATTTATTAGCTGTTACTCTAGGGACGGGTGTTGGTGGTGGCTTAATCGCGAATGGACAAATTTTGCATGGAGTCAATGGAATGGCAGGAGAAATTGGTCATATCACATCAATTGCTAAGGGGGGAGCACCCTGCAACTGTGGGAAAACCGGTTGTTTAGAAACAATTGCTTCTGCAACAGGAATTGCTCGAATTGCTACAGAAAAAGTGATAGGTGGCATTACTAGTAGTGAACTAAAGGAAGTTTTTAATCGAGAAGGCAAATTATCAGCAAAGGATGTTTTTGATGCTGCTAAAAACCAAGATTCTCTTGCTTTAGAGGTTATTGATGAGATAAGTTTTCATTTAGGTTTAGCAATTGCTAACTTGGCTAATGCATTAAATCCTGAGAAGATTGTACTTGGTGGAGGTGTTTCTAAAGCTGGCGAGTTCTTAACTACTTCTATTCAAAAGCATTTTGAAGCCTATGCATTACCGCGTGTCGTTGAAGGAGCAAACATTGCAATTGCTACATTAGGGAATGATGCTGGTGTAATTGGTGCTGTTTGGCTCATTAAACAAAAGATAAACAAATAA
- a CDS encoding spore germination protein gives MSYDELVHPASKDFDQNIAYLSRELGVDKSFDLIRIDLEYGGKKMAFFLVDGFAKDEALTQIQREFMRIKDEELTVDALRTLVRSKIPYVEIDTEKDLEKVIDQVLAGPTAVVVEGIDEVILIDTRTYPVRGPEEPDTEQVIRGAKDGFVETLVMNCALARRRVRDRTLRNEFMTVGRRSKTDICVTYIEDIADPFIVTEVKKALDRIDTDGLPMGDKTIEEYLFGQHYNPYPLVRYTERPDVAAAHLFEGHIIIMVDGSPSVIITPTTFWHHLQHAEEYRQKPIIGIALRLVRFSAVWVSIFLLPLWLLLATNQNLLPETLAYIGPNETGSVPLLGQFIIAEIGIEMLRMAAIHTPSALATALGLVAAILIGQVAIDVGLFSPEVVLYLAVAAVGSFATPSYEMSLANRLIRVGLLVATGFFNVFGYVIGVTLLFLLLTTMKVYHTPYLWPFMPFSARSFRDVIFRSPIPLKRQRPKAIHPLDEDR, from the coding sequence TTGTCATACGATGAATTAGTACACCCAGCATCAAAAGATTTTGATCAGAATATCGCTTATTTAAGCAGAGAACTTGGTGTAGATAAAAGTTTTGATTTAATCCGAATAGACTTGGAGTATGGCGGTAAAAAAATGGCTTTCTTTCTTGTCGATGGTTTTGCCAAAGATGAGGCCTTAACTCAAATCCAAAGAGAGTTTATGCGAATTAAAGATGAAGAGTTAACGGTTGATGCGTTACGAACGCTAGTAAGGTCAAAGATCCCATACGTAGAAATTGATACAGAAAAAGATTTAGAAAAGGTTATTGATCAAGTCCTTGCAGGTCCAACTGCTGTTGTAGTTGAAGGCATTGATGAAGTCATTTTAATCGACACTAGAACATATCCTGTGCGAGGTCCTGAAGAACCTGATACTGAACAAGTGATTCGTGGTGCTAAGGATGGGTTTGTTGAAACGTTAGTTATGAACTGTGCGCTAGCAAGAAGGAGAGTAAGAGATAGGACACTCCGTAATGAATTTATGACAGTTGGACGTCGTTCAAAAACTGATATATGTGTAACCTACATTGAAGACATCGCTGATCCATTCATCGTAACAGAAGTCAAAAAAGCGTTAGATAGAATTGATACAGATGGGTTACCAATGGGAGATAAAACAATTGAAGAATACTTATTTGGTCAGCACTATAATCCGTATCCACTAGTACGTTATACGGAACGACCAGATGTGGCTGCAGCACATCTATTTGAAGGGCATATTATTATTATGGTAGATGGCTCCCCAAGTGTAATTATTACTCCTACAACCTTTTGGCATCATCTTCAACATGCTGAAGAATATAGACAAAAGCCTATTATTGGAATTGCTTTACGATTAGTTAGATTTTCAGCTGTTTGGGTATCGATATTTCTTCTACCATTGTGGCTTTTACTTGCGACAAATCAAAATTTATTACCAGAAACATTAGCATATATCGGTCCAAATGAAACAGGAAGTGTTCCATTGTTAGGTCAGTTTATTATTGCCGAAATTGGAATAGAAATGCTGAGAATGGCAGCAATTCATACTCCTTCCGCATTGGCAACGGCCTTAGGTTTAGTAGCGGCAATTCTCATTGGTCAAGTTGCGATTGATGTAGGTTTGTTTTCACCAGAAGTTGTCTTATATCTAGCTGTAGCAGCTGTAGGTTCTTTTGCAACCCCAAGCTATGAAATGAGCTTAGCAAATCGGTTGATTCGCGTAGGTCTACTAGTTGCCACAGGTTTCTTTAACGTTTTCGGTTATGTAATTGGGGTAACATTGTTATTTCTGTTGTTAACAACAATGAAGGTGTATCATACACCATATCTATGGCCGTTTATGCCATTTTCAGCAAGAAGCTTTCGTGATGTTATCTTTAGGTCACCAATCCCATTAAAACGACAACGACCAAAAGCAATTCATCCTTTAGATGAGGATCGGTGA
- a CDS encoding YueI family protein, which translates to MANNKLQDVLQRGIYGSPETLPEERALFLSTISERIYLALTNRQVIHKGMYSEAIDVMKTKKDAHLFINGELTYTLYSNYLKEAAKYKIPFTVVNDGHDTPIGLVLASNTAINYGKEPEFFIQDEIYKRDME; encoded by the coding sequence ATGGCAAATAACAAACTTCAAGATGTATTACAAAGGGGAATTTACGGAAGTCCCGAAACACTTCCAGAAGAACGGGCATTATTCTTATCAACAATCAGTGAAAGAATTTATTTGGCGCTAACGAATAGACAAGTAATCCATAAAGGAATGTACTCTGAAGCTATTGATGTAATGAAGACAAAGAAAGATGCACATTTATTTATTAATGGAGAGTTAACCTATACCCTTTATTCTAACTATCTTAAGGAAGCAGCAAAGTACAAAATTCCATTTACAGTAGTTAACGACGGCCATGATACTCCAATTGGACTAGTTCTAGCTAGTAATACTGCGATTAACTATGGCAAAGAACCCGAGTTTTTTATACAAGATGAGATTTATAAGCGTGATATGGAATAG
- the ccoS gene encoding cbb3-type cytochrome oxidase assembly protein CcoS — translation MNSVSTFLVFQGLFGLSMNAWILIIVMLSLSGAASFIFIGAKNSGQFDDVEGIKYRMLVEEEEELEFYD, via the coding sequence TTGAATAGTGTTTCTACTTTTTTAGTATTTCAAGGGTTGTTCGGTCTCTCTATGAATGCTTGGATTTTAATCATTGTTATGCTTAGTTTGTCTGGTGCAGCCTCGTTTATTTTCATCGGTGCAAAGAATAGTGGTCAGTTCGATGATGTTGAGGGAATTAAGTACAGAATGTTAGTTGAGGAAGAGGAAGAGTTAGAGTTTTATGACTGA
- a CDS encoding MBL fold metallo-hydrolase: MKWEQIPLGPLQTNAYVLYNEDNKEAIIFDPGGEGAKLNNWIKSEGLKPLAILLTHAHFDHIGAVDEVREKWEIPVYIHKKESGWLSDPKKNGSALFMGVNAIKAKDADYLIKEEGQLEIGSYVLEVLETPGHSPGSVSYYFQKLGVVFSGDALFAGGIGRTDLPGGSYEVLMKSINSKLMELPENTVVASGHGSLTRIGIEMDSNPFLSGM; this comes from the coding sequence ATGAAATGGGAACAAATCCCGCTAGGACCGCTACAAACAAATGCATATGTTTTATATAATGAGGACAATAAAGAAGCTATTATCTTTGATCCAGGTGGTGAAGGAGCAAAGTTAAACAATTGGATAAAGTCTGAAGGGTTAAAACCTCTTGCCATCCTCTTGACTCATGCCCATTTTGATCACATCGGAGCAGTTGATGAGGTTCGAGAAAAATGGGAAATTCCTGTTTATATACATAAGAAAGAAAGTGGTTGGTTATCTGATCCTAAAAAGAATGGCTCTGCTTTATTTATGGGAGTAAATGCAATCAAGGCGAAGGATGCAGATTACCTAATTAAAGAAGAAGGTCAATTAGAAATTGGATCATATGTATTAGAAGTACTCGAAACGCCTGGCCATTCTCCAGGTAGTGTTTCTTACTACTTTCAGAAGTTAGGTGTTGTTTTTTCAGGTGATGCATTATTTGCTGGAGGAATTGGAAGAACGGACTTACCTGGCGGCAGCTATGAAGTACTAATGAAGAGCATAAATTCTAAGTTAATGGAGTTACCTGAAAATACGGTTGTTGCTAGCGGTCATGGTTCATTAACAAGAATAGGAATTGAAATGGACTCAAATCCTTTTTTATCTGGGATGTAA
- a CDS encoding DUF2759 domain-containing protein, whose amino-acid sequence MVLGIITLLVAILSGLGILREFRRKNLFGAAFAFLSFAVFGWFSVMTILSSFTGSV is encoded by the coding sequence ATGGTTCTAGGTATTATTACACTATTAGTAGCTATTCTAAGTGGTTTGGGCATTCTTCGTGAATTCCGTCGCAAAAACCTTTTTGGAGCAGCATTTGCATTCCTTTCGTTTGCTGTATTCGGATGGTTTTCTGTTATGACAATTTTATCTTCTTTCACAGGAAGCGTTTAG
- the thiE gene encoding thiamine phosphate synthase, with translation MKEFRLYAITGEEFHQGRDLIEVMEAAIVGGVDIFQLRDKNSSKKVVFEKAKRLKELAQKYSVPFIVNDHIDIALAVDADGIHLGQDDLPLQEARKIFGQNKIIGISTHEIAEAREAELNGADYIGVGPIFPTKSKVDVVDPVTTKYIEEVVKEITIPFVAIGGIKLHNVDQVLAAGATRICAISEIVGNEDITKTCQEFIKKIEARR, from the coding sequence ATGAAAGAATTTCGTTTATATGCAATAACAGGAGAAGAGTTTCATCAAGGAAGAGATTTAATTGAAGTGATGGAAGCGGCCATTGTTGGCGGGGTTGACATCTTTCAACTTCGAGATAAAAACAGTAGTAAAAAGGTAGTATTTGAGAAAGCAAAACGACTAAAAGAATTAGCCCAAAAGTATAGTGTGCCGTTCATTGTGAATGACCATATTGACATTGCATTAGCCGTTGATGCAGACGGTATTCATTTGGGTCAAGATGATTTACCACTTCAAGAGGCCAGAAAAATTTTTGGTCAGAATAAAATTATTGGGATTTCAACCCACGAAATAGCAGAAGCAAGAGAAGCCGAACTTAATGGTGCCGATTATATAGGTGTTGGTCCAATTTTCCCGACAAAGAGTAAAGTAGATGTGGTTGACCCTGTGACGACAAAGTATATTGAGGAAGTCGTAAAAGAGATTACAATTCCTTTTGTAGCAATCGGAGGAATAAAGCTTCATAACGTTGATCAAGTGTTAGCCGCTGGAGCAACTAGAATATGTGCAATTAGTGAGATTGTCGGCAATGAAGATATTACAAAAACATGTCAAGAATTTATAAAGAAGATTGAAGCAAGGAGGTAG
- a CDS encoding DUF2626 domain-containing protein: MERMYRVLSFWTGIFAVLFMIGDMHSTAILFFGITGAFLALSYLNLSERMYLYIFGAFLTLFFVGFTYYATFLMVPGIGGH; encoded by the coding sequence GTGGAGCGCATGTATCGTGTTTTAAGCTTCTGGACAGGTATTTTTGCAGTTTTATTTATGATTGGTGATATGCATAGTACGGCAATACTTTTCTTCGGAATTACTGGAGCATTTCTAGCATTAAGTTACTTAAATCTTTCAGAACGTATGTACTTATACATTTTTGGTGCTTTCCTAACACTATTTTTTGTTGGATTTACGTATTATGCTACGTTCTTAATGGTACCAGGAATTGGCGGACACTAA
- a CDS encoding metalloregulator ArsR/SmtB family transcription factor translates to MQLDKLVNFHKALADPTRIKILKLLANGPLHGQAIAGKLGLKAPTITHHITKLREVALITERRDKNTIYFYLNEKTLQQKSDLSLKAILRIGSEGDDELKTKDNSEVIKNFFTTEGKLKQIPSQRKKKLIVFTQLVKGLKAGVKYTEKEINEYIQKFHEDYATIRREFIMNHFMYRENGIYELNPTEMWSKPE, encoded by the coding sequence ATGCAGTTAGATAAACTTGTTAACTTTCACAAAGCATTAGCTGATCCAACCCGGATTAAAATATTAAAACTATTAGCAAATGGACCATTACATGGACAGGCAATCGCCGGAAAACTCGGATTAAAAGCACCGACCATTACACACCACATAACAAAGTTAAGGGAAGTTGCCCTTATAACTGAACGTCGAGATAAAAATACGATTTATTTTTACTTAAATGAAAAAACGCTGCAACAGAAATCTGATCTGTCATTGAAAGCCATATTACGAATAGGAAGTGAGGGGGACGATGAATTGAAAACGAAAGATAATAGTGAGGTCATTAAGAACTTCTTTACTACTGAAGGAAAGTTAAAGCAAATTCCAAGTCAAAGAAAGAAAAAACTGATTGTTTTTACTCAACTTGTTAAGGGTTTAAAAGCGGGGGTAAAATACACTGAAAAAGAAATAAATGAATACATTCAAAAATTCCATGAAGACTATGCAACAATTCGTAGAGAATTCATTATGAATCACTTTATGTATCGAGAAAATGGTATTTATGAACTAAACCCAACAGAGATGTGGTCAAAACCTGAATAA
- a CDS encoding MTH1187 family thiamine-binding protein, with translation MAIVDITIIPIGTDGPSVSQHVVEIHKVLERYQDQINYQLTPMSTIIEGELPILFEVIQAIHEVPFSKGIQRVATNIRIDDRRDKIQTMATKIQSVEEKLHKEE, from the coding sequence ATGGCAATCGTTGATATTACAATTATTCCAATAGGAACAGATGGACCTAGTGTTAGTCAGCATGTAGTAGAAATTCATAAAGTGTTAGAAAGGTATCAAGATCAAATCAATTATCAGCTTACACCTATGAGCACGATCATTGAAGGTGAGCTACCTATTTTATTTGAAGTGATACAAGCAATACATGAGGTTCCCTTTTCTAAAGGTATCCAAAGGGTTGCTACGAACATCCGTATTGATGACCGTCGTGACAAAATTCAGACGATGGCAACAAAAATCCAGAGTGTCGAAGAAAAGTTACACAAAGAAGAATAA
- the thiD gene encoding bifunctional hydroxymethylpyrimidine kinase/phosphomethylpyrimidine kinase, whose product MTIAKALTIAGSDCGGGAGIQADLKSFQERDVFGMSVITVLTAQNTLGVHGVYPQTLEAIGAQIDAIFQDMGTDAVKTGMLFSDEIVHLVVEKLQQYKAKNIVVDPVMIAKGGAPLLQKQAMDTVKSRLLPIATVITPNLPEACEILGLDSINTLEEMKKAAKALRELGPKYVVLKGGHLEGSNEAVDILFDGEEYFYFTAKRIDTIHTHGTGCTFAAAITAELAKGKSVHEAVGTAKQFIQAAIEESLCIGKGIGPTKHSAYRLR is encoded by the coding sequence ATGACGATAGCGAAAGCATTAACTATTGCCGGCTCTGATTGTGGTGGCGGTGCGGGCATTCAGGCGGATTTAAAATCATTTCAAGAGCGTGATGTGTTTGGTATGAGCGTTATTACTGTTTTAACAGCTCAAAATACACTAGGAGTTCATGGTGTATATCCCCAAACACTTGAGGCTATTGGTGCTCAAATTGATGCGATTTTTCAAGATATGGGAACAGATGCAGTAAAAACAGGCATGCTTTTCTCCGATGAAATTGTTCATCTAGTCGTGGAAAAACTACAACAATATAAGGCTAAGAATATTGTTGTAGATCCTGTTATGATTGCTAAAGGAGGAGCCCCACTATTACAGAAACAAGCAATGGATACAGTAAAGTCACGTTTGCTTCCAATAGCTACAGTTATTACTCCTAATTTACCTGAAGCTTGTGAAATTCTAGGTTTAGACTCAATTAACACGCTTGAAGAAATGAAAAAAGCTGCGAAAGCACTTAGAGAGCTTGGACCTAAATATGTAGTATTAAAAGGTGGCCATTTAGAAGGGAGTAATGAAGCGGTCGATATCTTATTTGATGGTGAAGAATACTTTTATTTTACTGCAAAACGAATTGATACAATACATACTCATGGCACGGGTTGTACATTTGCCGCAGCAATTACGGCTGAACTAGCAAAAGGTAAGTCTGTACATGAAGCAGTTGGTACGGCTAAACAGTTTATTCAAGCTGCCATTGAGGAATCACTTTGTATTGGTAAAGGAATAGGTCCTACAAAGCATAGTGCATACCGTTTAAGATAG